Proteins encoded by one window of Cloeon dipterum chromosome 2, ieCloDipt1.1, whole genome shotgun sequence:
- the LOC135935533 gene encoding ankyrin repeat and BTB/POZ domain-containing protein 2 isoform X4, with amino-acid sequence MTTASQHPPIPEFRDADHYRGPLSDHEIIRPKPRRPGDFARTVVSNSCEPPRLSLVPSPPGAAVPRGPAGVSEPPPAPVLKTRVSPARVETATLGPQGPPAKYTPTRDIVQNVVRGGGSLSVARAMPQHANGPSTPSPLGTAHTPSSLLRSVSKDRLAAPQSGWTEYTPSNNSNSGLPQRPSPQANGVAVYKASSREQVAPVPRQSPLRVTPSRPTGTPPTLGKSTPPLAEWSPDSSSSSSTATATNSPANVGLNKLELCQFYNVQQFPERDVPHDKQVGHPKQSTPPQQQQQQQQTQPLEKIMRSGENDNEINEAKISPECAEKSSAASQQAPTTAEDSQQCFRLKRPAAKMKSRRKNILSFPHHLSVDELRLLQQRRQDSCGGSSSDENRSSGHASMSDGHTSSSPPADSLGRKHNHYKSPLGAVPEDERLSASVMLLQREQASRPPNTIAASNSRKGAVIQQNSRSRHRATPAKFEPGGGLEDIRLAIEQLTLRSHGSRASYSTSTYSSMSGSESEPVRRLIRHSSLETINTNGTAADEFVWVDSHNRLVELQHLPWTNHDVLRVIQQGRAKDHLERVSMETVPRLAYLLQRALVRIAREAQRLAKPLGMCSKHEVASALKIVLSPALADSCTKSCLRAATMFAVSGDQMKQSKSSRAGLQLSVGRFHRWMSDVRLGKFIHEYAAVYLAAGLENLLEEVVLQCLPDDNALLTAPIFEHAIATNGDLWGLLQPYAHLNAGRTATGALSMPRWPSAVSLSSTDEAASSCSLQSVTPGLGSGPGGKTLEQCLLTTCVGSAAELSELLARVSQHVTRTQGRAPPHWAASALHALFYFMRCSQLEHAEHADGIGPVQELVYERPYAVLPPLTEWARAAAAHAEHRRAPAIDRDDVLQAARLLLPGVDCPVRLVGQDEVLCPKRPVGDEGACVRKFKTDLAFKMLSCGRTDLVQHALQLLPCTKINTVNEHGLTPLMAACVHGDEASVRLLLDSGADVDTESPGSRQGGASDETQHWTSLTYAALQGHTGVARLLLERGANVEGGARLSEDRSTETPLQVAVAGGSQDMVTLLLSHGANPFLSTLLKDSLCYSGAAQRGCYSAISVAAAHGQRATMHHLLAHHPVAAPKEVLSLEEILAEGETGAATSERRNSNAALLHEETNLKFSKTQIKALQEAMYHSAENNHLELTLDLRHIGVPWTLHCWMLALSGAHELRLESVIDQLLQDFLQVWPDDYSEQFVDECLPLLFNIFRYSKKEGTTLLLADIFSTCYGWENVKEIRDQAMMSPGGARIDPQFVNNEELSDVRFRVEGRLFYAHKIVLVTASPRFKSMLSSKFCEGSPPVVQINDIRYNIFQMVMQYLYNGGVDSLEVDQTDVLELMAAANFFQLDGLLRFCEAQCASLVDLDNIVSMYIHAKVYGAGQLLEYCQGFLLQNMVALLTYDDSVKRLLFGKKLHNHDVLSGLLLTLQARIRGRSGRITKMVK; translated from the exons GCCTGGTGACTTTGCCCGCACAGTGGTGTCAAACAGCTGCGAGCCGCCTCGGCTGTCCCTGGTGCCCTCTCCCCCGGGGGCGGCGGTGCCTCGCGGCCCCGCGGGGGTCTCTGAGCCGCCACCGGCACCGGTGTTGAAGACCCGAGTCTCCCCGGCAAGGGTGGAGACGGCCACGCTCGGGCCGCAGGGGCCGCCCGCCAAGTACACGCCCACTAGAGACATCGTGCAG AATGTGGTGCGGGGTGGAGGCAGTCTATCAGTAGCACGCGCGATGCCGCAGCACGCAAACGGCCCGTCAACCCCATCACCCCTGGGCACGGCCCATACGCCTTCATCCCTCCTCAGGTCGGTGAGCAAGGACCGTTTGGCCGCGCCGCAGTCGGGCTGGACGGAGTACACTCCGAGCAACAACAGCAATTCGGGCCTGCCCCAACGACCGTCGCCCCAAGCCAACGGGGTTGCTGTTTACAAAGCTTCAAGCAGAGAA CAGGTTGCACCAGTTCCTCGGCAGTCTCCGCTGCGGGTGACCCCCTCGCGGCCGACCGGAACGCCGCCCACCCTCGGCAAAAGCACGCCACCCCTGGCGGAATGGTCGCCTGACAGCAGCTCGTCGTCTTCGACGGCCACCGCCACCAACAGCCCAGCCAACGTCGGACTCAACAAACTGGAGCTGTGCCAGTTCTACAACGTGCAGCAGTTCCCTGAGCGAGACGTGCCTCACGACAAACAGGTGGGCCACCCCAAGCAATCCACCCCTccgcaacagcagcagcagcagcagcagacacAACCCTTGGAGAAAATCATGCGGAGTGGAGAAAACGACAATGAG ATAAACGAGGCGAAAATCAGTCCGGAATGCGCTGAAAAGAGCAGTGCCGCGAGTCAGCAGGCGCCGACCACCGCAGAGGACAGCCAGCAGTGCTTCAGGCTGAAGAGGCCGGCGGCCAAGATGAAGTCCCgcagaaaaaacattttgagctTCCCGCACCACTTGAGCGTAGACGAACTCAGGCTGCTGCAGCAACGCCGACAGGACTCGTGCGGCGGCTCCTCGAGTGACGAGAACAGGTCTTCAGGGCACGCCAGCATGTCCGACGGGCACACGAGCTCTTCTCCGCCGGCCGACTCGCTCGGAAGGAAGCACAACCACTACAAGTCACCCCTGGGTGCTGTCCCTGAAGATGAAAG ACTCTCTGCGAGTGTGATGCTCCTTCAAAGAGAGCAAGCTTCTCGGCCTCCGAACACAATTGCTGCTAGCAATTCTCGCAAGGGTGCCGTGATTCAGCAAAATTCTCGTTCCCGCCACCGCGCCACCCCGGCCAAGTTCGAGCCTGGCGGCGGCCTGGAGGACATTCGACTGGCCATCGAGCAGCTGACCCTGCGGTCGCACGGCTCGCGGGCCTCGTACAGCACGTCTACGTACTCGAGCATGAGCGGCAGCGAGAGTGAGCCAGTGCGTCGGCTCATCAGGCACTCCAGCCTCGAGACCATCAACACCAATGGAACCGCTGCTGACGAGTTTGTCTGGGTGGATTCACATAATAG GCTGGTGGAGCTGCAGCACCTTCCGTGGACGAACCACGACGTGCTCCGCGTGATCCAGCAAGGCCGCGCCAAGGACCATTTGGAGCGGGTGTCGATGGAGACGGTGCCGCGGCTGGCGTACCTCCTGCAGCGGGCCCTGGTGCGGATAGCCCGCGAGGCGCAGCGGCTGGCCAAGCCGCTCGGCATGTGCAGCAAACACGAGGTGGCCAGCGCCCTCAAGATCGTGCTGTCGCCCGCCCTGGCCGACAGCTGCACCAAGTCGTGTCTCAGGGCGGCCACCATGTTCGCCGTGTCCGGCGACCAGATGAAGCAGAGCAAGTCCTCCAGGGCCGGCCTCCAGCTCAGCGTCGGCAGGTTCCACAGGTGGATGAGTGACGTCAGACTCGGCAAATTCATCCATGA ATACGCTGCGGTTTATTTGGCGGCTGGATTGGAGAACCTGTTGGAGGAAGTAGTCCTTCAGTGTCTCCCGGACGACAATGCCCTCCTCACCGCGCCGATTTTCGAGCACGCAATCGCCACCAACGGCGACTTGTGGGGCTTGTTGCAACCCTACGCCCATTTGAACGCCGGAAGAACAGCAACAg GTGCACTGTCGATGCCACGCTGGCCGAGCGCTGTGAGCCTGAGCTCGACGGACGAGGCCGCCTCATCCTGCAGCCTGCAGTCGGTGACACCAGGGCTAGGTTCCGGTCCCGGAGGCAAGACCCTGGAGCAGTGCCTCCTGACGACCTGCGTCGGCTCCGCGGCCGAACTGTCCGAGCTGCTGGCCCGCGTGTCGCAGCACGTGACGCGCACGCAGGGCCGCGCGCCGCCCCACTGGGCCGCGTCGGCGCTGCACGCCCTCTTCTACTTCATGCGCTGCTCGCAGCTCGAGCACGCCGAACACGCCGACGGCATCGGCCCCGTGCAGGAGCTCGTCTACGAGAGGCCGTACGCCGTGCTGCCCCCGCTCACCGAGTGGGCcagggccgccgccgcccacgCCGAGCACCGCAGGGCGCCCGCCATCGACAGGGACGACGTGCTGCAGGCCGCAAGACTGCTCCTGCCGGGCGTCGACTGCCCCGTCAGACTCGTTGG TCAAGACGAGGTGCTGTGCCCGAAACGGCCGGTCGGCGACGAAGGTGCGTGCGTGCGCAAGTTCAAGACCGACCTGGCGTTCAAGATGCTGAGCTGCGGCAGAACTGACCTCGTGCAACACGCCCTCCAACTGCTGCCCTGCACGAAG ATAAACACGGTGAACGAGCACGGACTGACTCCGCTGATGGCGGCGTGCGTGCACGGCGACGAGGCGTCGGTGCGTCTGCTGCTGGACTCTGGCGCCGACGTGGACACGGAGTCGCCGGGCTCGCGGCAAGGCGGCGCCTCGGACGAGACGCAGCACTGGACCTCGCTGACCTACGCGGCCCTGCAGGGCCACACGGGGGTggcgcggctgctgctcgAGCGCGGCGCCAATGTCGAGGGCGGCGCCCGCCTCTCCGAGGACAGGAGCACCGAGACGCCGCTGCAGGTGGCCGTCGCCGGCGGCAGCCAGGACATGGTCACGCTGCTGCTGTCGCACGGCGCCAACCCCTTCCTCTCCACCCTACTCAAGGACTCGCTCTGCTACTCCGGCGCAGCGCAGAGGGGATGCTATAG cgcTATTTCGGTTGCCGCTGCTCACGGCCAAAGAGCAACGATGCACCACTTGCTGGCCCACCACCCCGTGGCTGCCCCAAAAGAAGTGCTTTCGCTTGAGGAAATCTTAGCCGAAGGAGAAACAG GTGCTGCTACGTCAGAGCGTAGGAACAGCAACGCTGCCCTCCTTCACGAGGAAACCAATCTCAAGTTCAGCAAAACGCAGATAAAGGCGCTGCAGGAGGCCATGTACCACAGCGCCGAAAACAATCACCTCG AGTTGACCCTGGACCTTCGCCACATCGGCGTGCCCTGGACCCTGCACTGCTGGATGCTGGCGCTCAGCGGCGCTCACGAGCTGCGTCTCGAGAGTGTCATCGATCAACTCCTGCAGGATTTTCTGCAAGTGTGGCCTGACGACTACTCGGAGCAGTTCGTCGACGAGTGCTTGCCACTacttttcaacattttccgATATAGCAAG AAGGAGGGCACAACCTTGCTGCTagcagatattttttccacttgCTACGGCTGGGAGAACGTGAAAGAAATCCGCGACCAGGCGATGATGTCACCCGGCGGCGCCAGGATCGACCCTCAGTTCGTCAACAACGAGGAGCTGAGCGACGTCAGGTTTCGCGTCGAGGGTCGGCTGTTCTACGCGCACAAAATCGTGCTGGTCACCGCCAGTCCCAGGTTCAAGTCGATGCTCAGCTCCAAGTTCTGCGAAGGAAGCCCTCCGGTTGTGCAGATCAATGACATCAGATACAACATTTTCCAG aTGGTGATGCAGTATTTGTACAATGGAGGCGTCGACTCTCTGGAAGTTGACCAGACTGACGTCCTGGAACTCATGGCTGCTGCAAATTTCTTCCAACTTGATGGACTTCTGCGCTTCTGTGAGGCTCAGTGTGCTTCGTTGGTCGACTTGGACAACATTGTTTCCATGTACATTCACGCTAAG GTCTACGGTGCTGGGCAACTTTTGGAGTACTGCCAGGGCTTCCTCCTGCAGAACATGGTGGCCCTGCTGACCTACGACGACTCGGTGAAGCGACTGCTCTTCGGCAAGAAGCTGCACAACCACGACGTGCTCTCCGGCCTGCTGCTGACCCTGCAGGCCCGAATCAGGGGCCGCAGCGGACGCATTACCAAGATGGTGAAGTAG